Proteins from a single region of Cystobacter ferrugineus:
- a CDS encoding peptidylprolyl isomerase, which translates to MRTKFLTTGLLLLTTLTACKDNPPQATPAAAPPANTAAQQATPPPPAPPPSEPPADTQAAAQPQEHGASAAPRTQPPGENPGPWQKKALSGQELFATLQTNHGDVVVRLFSKQSPLTVANFVGLATGEQAWKDPKTQQEKKNTPMYKDILFHRIIAGFMIQGGDPLGQGTGSPGYTFEDETRNGLTFSKPGILAMANRGPNTNGSQFFISVAPLERLNGGYTIFGEVVKGYEVVEKMSQVKTLPGDRPEKDVVLKKVIVSDKQPT; encoded by the coding sequence ATGCGCACGAAATTCCTGACGACGGGACTCCTCCTCCTCACCACCCTGACGGCCTGCAAGGACAACCCGCCCCAGGCCACTCCTGCGGCGGCGCCCCCCGCCAACACGGCGGCGCAGCAGGCCACGCCGCCGCCCCCCGCCCCTCCCCCCAGCGAGCCCCCCGCGGACACTCAGGCCGCCGCTCAGCCCCAGGAGCACGGCGCCAGCGCGGCGCCCCGGACCCAGCCCCCGGGCGAGAACCCCGGCCCCTGGCAGAAGAAGGCGCTCAGCGGGCAGGAATTGTTCGCCACGCTGCAGACCAACCACGGTGACGTCGTGGTGAGGCTCTTCTCCAAGCAGTCGCCGCTCACGGTGGCCAACTTCGTGGGCCTCGCCACGGGAGAGCAGGCGTGGAAGGACCCGAAGACGCAGCAGGAGAAGAAGAACACGCCGATGTACAAGGACATCCTCTTCCACCGCATCATCGCGGGCTTCATGATCCAGGGCGGAGATCCGCTGGGCCAGGGCACCGGCTCGCCGGGCTACACCTTCGAGGACGAGACGCGCAATGGCCTGACGTTCAGCAAGCCGGGCATCCTGGCCATGGCCAACCGCGGCCCCAACACCAACGGCAGCCAGTTCTTCATCTCCGTGGCTCCGCTGGAGCGCCTCAACGGCGGCTACACCATCTTCGGCGAGGTGGTGAAGGGCTACGAAGTGGTGGAGAAGATGTCCCAGGTGAAGACGCTTCCCGGCGACCGGCCAGAGAAGGACGTGGTGCTCAAGAAGGTCATCGTCAGTGACAAGCAGCCCACGTAG
- a CDS encoding alpha/beta hydrolase — MRRVSTKLGELDCQVFDAVPEGTSPELAVVLCHGYGAPATDLVPLARELVELQPELGSKVRFVFPAAPLSLAAMGMPSARAWFHLPPEVLMGKERDWKKFAVSVPEGLAQARRGLMGMLSALSAATKLPYGRIVLGGFSQGAMVTTDLALRLEEAPAGLCILSGALICQDEWKQRAERRKGLPVLQGHGRYDDILPFHQAETLRELLKNAGLLVDFVPFDGPHTIAPDELAKLAEYLHVRLLKR; from the coding sequence ATGCGACGAGTGAGCACGAAGCTGGGCGAGTTGGACTGCCAGGTGTTCGACGCGGTGCCGGAGGGAACGAGTCCGGAGCTGGCGGTGGTGCTGTGCCACGGCTACGGAGCCCCCGCGACGGACCTCGTGCCGCTGGCGCGCGAGCTGGTGGAGCTCCAGCCCGAGCTGGGCTCCAAGGTCCGCTTCGTCTTCCCCGCGGCGCCCCTGTCGCTCGCGGCCATGGGGATGCCGTCCGCCCGGGCGTGGTTCCACCTGCCCCCGGAGGTGTTGATGGGGAAGGAGCGGGACTGGAAGAAGTTCGCGGTGTCCGTGCCCGAGGGGCTCGCGCAGGCGCGGCGGGGACTGATGGGCATGCTGTCCGCGCTGTCGGCGGCGACGAAGCTGCCCTATGGGCGGATCGTCCTGGGCGGCTTCAGCCAGGGAGCCATGGTGACGACGGACCTGGCGCTGCGGCTGGAGGAGGCGCCGGCGGGGTTGTGCATCCTGTCGGGGGCGCTCATCTGCCAGGACGAGTGGAAGCAGCGGGCCGAGCGGCGCAAGGGCCTGCCGGTGTTGCAGGGGCACGGGCGCTACGACGACATCCTGCCGTTCCATCAGGCCGAGACGCTGCGGGAGTTGTTGAAGAACGCGGGCCTGCTCGTGGACTTCGTGCCCTTCGACGGGCCGCACACCATTGCTCCGGACGAGCTGGCGAAGCTGGCGGAGTACCTCCACGTCCGGCTGTTGAAGCGCTGA
- a CDS encoding secondary thiamine-phosphate synthase enzyme YjbQ produces MYHARELTVATRGRGFYDITDEVQRAVAASGARQGLCTIFLHHTSASLLLCENADPDVRKDLESFFSRLVKDGDPLFVHDAEGPDDMPAHVRTVLTQNSISVPIKDGEASLGTWQGLYVWEHRTSAHQRRVTVSVVG; encoded by the coding sequence ATGTACCACGCCAGGGAATTGACGGTGGCCACGCGAGGCCGGGGCTTCTACGACATCACGGACGAGGTGCAGCGGGCGGTGGCGGCGAGCGGCGCGCGCCAGGGCCTGTGCACCATCTTCCTGCACCACACGAGCGCCTCGCTGCTGCTGTGCGAGAACGCGGATCCCGACGTGAGGAAGGACCTGGAGTCCTTCTTCTCGCGGCTGGTGAAGGATGGGGATCCGCTCTTCGTCCACGACGCGGAGGGCCCGGATGACATGCCCGCGCACGTGCGCACGGTGCTGACGCAGAACTCCATCAGCGTGCCCATCAAGGACGGCGAGGCCAGCCTGGGCACGTGGCAGGGCCTCTACGTCTGGGAGCACCGCACCTCGGCCCACCAGCGCCGGGTGACGGTCTCCGTGGTGGGCTGA